Proteins encoded within one genomic window of Desulfonatronovibrio magnus:
- a CDS encoding UPF0175 family protein: MQITIDMPDSFMKEISYGFTAPEREIKFLLASKLVESGRISTGKAAEWLNISKPHFLQEMGRYGVSIFPVDELSLDKDVLNAQNGNY, from the coding sequence ATGCAAATCACAATAGATATGCCAGATAGCTTTATGAAGGAGATATCCTACGGATTTACAGCCCCGGAGCGGGAAATAAAGTTCCTACTGGCGTCAAAGCTGGTTGAATCTGGAAGAATTTCAACAGGGAAGGCAGCGGAATGGTTAAATATTTCTAAGCCGCACTTTCTCCAAGAAATGGGTCGCTATGGTGTCTCAATATTTCCAGTAGACGAACTCTCACTTGATAAGGATGTATTAAATGCCCAGAATGGTAATTATTAA